The stretch of DNA AAATCTGAAAACTTCTTATCCAAATACAAAACCAAACCCTCTTCAATTTTAGAATCAATGTGAGCCTTCATTTTACTCTCAAATTGAACAAACTTATCATCAATATCCTTCCTCAACTCCTTCAAAGAAATCCCAATCTCAGATTGCTTATTGATAATACGCATCACATAATGTTTAACATCATCAAACATAGGACCCCCAACAGTAACTTTTTCCTTAACACCTGAAAACTCACCCTTGTCTAACTGCCTCTTAGGTACTTTCACACTCTCAAAATCATCATCAgacaatgaaaaataagaaaaattaaatcCAGTAAGATCAAATTTCCCATTCTCCTCAACAGAAGGAAACACAGGAGTAACCGAAAGCTGAAATACAAACAAAACATAACTCAAAAAatagataatgaaaaaaaaacaacataataaaaaaaagcaaCCATACCTTAGATGACAAGTAGATTTTCCTCTCTACCTCACTTGAAGTAACTTCTTTCGCACTGGACCACATACACACCctatatgttgaagaagggtcaAAAGTACAAATATTTTGACTTCTAAAAAGAGGAATAACCTCATACAACCAAACTTGGAAGATGAAAGGAAACCCAGCCAATTTGTAAGTTTTACAATTTGAATCACTCCCCTTCTTATCAATTCCTTTTTCCTTAGCAAATGCTTTCAATTTAGCACCCTTCTTACCTTTCAAACCAAGCCTCAAATAGTACAATGTAGTATCATAAACAACCTTGCCCCATGGGAAACTATCAAACCCACCCGAACCTACCAAATGTAACAACTCAATACTAACATGTTTAGCTGGAGGTTTGCTTAACAAGTAGTTAGTAACCAAATACAACACCGTCATCCTAACTGCAAAGTCATCATCTTTAAAAGTACTACTCAGAAAAAGCTGCTTAACAGCTCCATGAGTCACAGTCATATCACTAAAGTACTTGTCTACAAACACATCTCCCTTCCCAACATACTTCATCATATCAATATCACCCTTACACAACAAACCACTAATAACAGCAAACTCCCCTAAACCAAAACGAACCCTATCATGACCAAAATCAAACCACATCTCTTTCGAATTTGGTTGATGGACTTCCCTATTCAATGCAGTGTGAAAAATCTGATGCTGCAATTTATAAGACTGAATATCCAATAAATGCCCAAAACAAGTTGCAACAAACATAGCACGCTGCTTCTCAGTCAATTTTGCTCTAATATCTACTAAAACATCATCATTATGAGCCCAGAATATGATTTTACCACAAAATCTTTCCTCTGGCTTCAAGTAAAATTCCCACAACTGCAACATAATCGTGTACCATATAACCATTAAAAATCACAAATTA from Cannabis sativa cultivar Pink pepper isolate KNU-18-1 chromosome 2, ASM2916894v1, whole genome shotgun sequence encodes:
- the LOC133035033 gene encoding uncharacterized protein LOC133035033, whose product is MAITRSSISPSPSGSKRKDVGDEEGNVRKMSLGDDKSDDFVSRDVVNERRSKKSNDPVSKDVVNEKSKKINEKVAESVKKSSVSSLAKKKSRVPDIAPDDRKSKKLKLKSVAEVDEGDLESEDESSIAIPSKAKLWEFYLKPEERFCGKIIFWAHNDDVLVDIRAKLTEKQRAMFVATCFGHLLDIQSYKLQHQIFHTALNREVHQPNSKEMWFDFGHDRVRFGLGEFAVISGLLCKGDIDMMKYVGKGDVFVDKYFSDMTVTHGAVKQLFLSSTFKDDDFAVRMTVLYLVTNYLLSKPPAKHVSIELLHLVGSGGFDSFPWGKVVYDTTLYYLRLGLKGKKGAKLKAFAKEKGIDKKGSDSNCKTYKLAGFPFIFQVWLYEVIPLFRSQNICTFDPSSTYRVCMWSSAKEVTSSEVERKIYLSSKVWLLFFIMLFFFHYLFFELCFVCISAFGYSCVSFC